A window from Frischella perrara encodes these proteins:
- the dusB gene encoding tRNA dihydrouridine synthase DusB — protein MLSELFTIGNLTIKNRLIAAPMAGISDLPFRSLCYKYGAGLAFSEMFLANSQIWHTEQSKQKLANSQELGIKAVQIIGSDPDEMAKTAILNMKSGAELIDINMGCPAKKVNKNLAGSALLQYPKLVERILMSVVQAVDVPVTLKIRTGWNKANKNCLEIAQIAQKCGIKAITIHGRTRECLFKGFAEYDSIRQIKQYISIPVIANGDIIDPEKAEEVFQYTKADAIMIGRGALGRPWIFEDIAFYLQYGKFKSEKSIDEIKTIVLLHLKALHQYYGEKKGLQIARKHVIWYTQNYAGSDHFRRLFSVIDNANQQFDALEAFFQEIKF, from the coding sequence GTGCTATCAGAACTATTTACTATTGGCAATCTAACGATTAAGAATCGACTTATTGCGGCTCCAATGGCGGGTATTTCTGATTTGCCATTCCGTTCTTTATGTTATAAATACGGTGCAGGGTTAGCTTTTTCAGAAATGTTTTTAGCTAATTCGCAAATTTGGCATACTGAACAATCAAAACAAAAGCTCGCTAACTCGCAAGAGCTTGGCATCAAAGCAGTACAAATTATAGGTTCTGATCCAGATGAAATGGCGAAAACCGCTATTTTGAACATGAAATCTGGTGCAGAGTTAATTGATATTAATATGGGATGCCCAGCTAAAAAAGTTAATAAAAACTTAGCTGGTTCGGCGCTTTTGCAATACCCTAAATTGGTAGAGCGAATTCTAATGAGTGTGGTACAAGCTGTTGATGTACCCGTTACTCTTAAAATTCGTACGGGTTGGAACAAAGCTAATAAAAATTGTTTGGAAATCGCACAAATTGCCCAAAAATGTGGTATAAAGGCGATTACTATTCATGGCAGAACTCGCGAGTGTTTATTTAAAGGTTTTGCTGAATATGATTCGATTAGACAAATTAAACAATATATCTCCATTCCTGTAATTGCTAATGGAGATATCATAGATCCTGAAAAGGCGGAAGAAGTTTTCCAATATACCAAAGCTGATGCTATAATGATCGGCAGAGGAGCATTAGGTAGGCCTTGGATCTTTGAAGATATAGCGTTCTATTTACAATATGGAAAATTTAAATCAGAAAAGAGCATTGATGAAATAAAAACTATTGTTTTATTACACTTAAAAGCTCTACATCAATATTATGGTGAAAAGAAAGGATTGCAGATTGCAAGAAAGCATGTAATTTGGTATACCCAAAACTATGCTGGGAGCGATCATTTTAGGCGCTTATTTAGTGTCATTGATAATGCTAATCAGCAATTCGATGCACTAGAAGCATTTTTTCAAGAAATTAAATTTTAA
- the cmk gene encoding (d)CMP kinase, giving the protein METIINSTHIPVVTVDGPSGVGKGTLCVLLAKHFKWNLLDSGAIYRVLALSILDHNISLDSEDVLETHALNLPLKFVTMESGVHVLLNDIDVSDKLRTQEIGEMASKIAALPKVREALLQRQRDFRNKPGLIADGRDMGTVVFPDAPVKIFLDASPEARAERRMKQLQKNKICAIYDEILHEIKARDERDRNRTIAPLKSASDAFLIDSTDLTIDEVFQQALKIIKSKINL; this is encoded by the coding sequence ATGGAAACGATTATAAACTCCACACATATTCCGGTTGTTACTGTCGATGGTCCAAGCGGAGTAGGTAAAGGAACATTATGTGTTTTATTAGCGAAACACTTTAAATGGAATTTACTTGATTCTGGTGCAATTTATCGTGTTTTAGCACTATCGATTTTAGATCACAATATTTCTCTAGATAGTGAAGATGTTTTAGAAACTCATGCTTTAAATCTACCACTTAAATTTGTAACAATGGAATCGGGTGTTCATGTTTTATTAAATGATATTGATGTTTCTGACAAGCTCCGCACACAAGAAATAGGTGAAATGGCTTCAAAAATTGCAGCGTTACCAAAAGTTCGAGAAGCATTATTACAACGGCAACGAGATTTTAGGAATAAACCAGGTCTAATTGCTGATGGAAGAGATATGGGAACAGTTGTATTTCCCGATGCTCCTGTCAAAATCTTTTTGGATGCTAGTCCAGAAGCAAGAGCAGAAAGAAGAATGAAACAGTTGCAAAAAAATAAGATTTGTGCTATATATGACGAGATTTTGCATGAAATTAAAGCCCGGGATGAGCGAGATCGTAATCGAACCATTGCGCCACTTAAATCTGCCTCAGATGCATTTTTGATAGATTCAACAGATTTGACAATCGATGAAGTGTTCCAACAGGCCTTAAAAATAATTAAAAGCAAAATTAATTTATGA
- the rpsA gene encoding 30S ribosomal protein S1, protein MTESFAQLFEESLNQLDTRSGNMIRGIVVAIDKDVVLVDAGLKSESAIPVEQFKNAQGELEVKVGDEVDVVLDSIEDGFGETILSREKAKRHEAWLTLEKAVEDAATVLGVINGKVKGGFTVELNGVRAFLPGSLVDVRPLRDTSHIEGKEIELKVIKLDQKRNNVVVSRRAVIESENSAEREQLLETLQEGSEVKGVIKNLTDYGAFVDLGGVDGLLHITDMAWKRVKHPSEVVEVGQEILVKVLKFDRDRSRVSLGLKQLGEDPWVSIAKRYPEGTKVTGKVTNLTDYGCFVEIETGVEGLVHVSEMDWTNKNIHPSKVVSLGDVVEVVVLEIDEERRRISLGLKQCKPNPWLQFAESHNKGDKVSGKIKSITDFGIFIGLDGGIDGLVHLSDISWNVPGEEAVKAYKKGDDIEAVVLQVDAERERISLGIKQLEEDPFNSFASNFKKGMIVKGKVTSVDAKGATVEISEGVDGYLKAQDIARERIEDATTVLKAGDEVEAKIVNLDRKTRAIALSIRAKDEADEKEALAAVNNAPSQDDASFTNAMAEAFKAASKSE, encoded by the coding sequence ATGACTGAATCTTTTGCTCAACTCTTTGAAGAGTCTTTAAATCAACTTGATACACGTTCTGGTAATATGATCCGCGGTATTGTCGTCGCTATCGATAAAGATGTAGTACTAGTTGATGCTGGTTTAAAATCTGAATCAGCAATTCCAGTAGAGCAGTTTAAAAATGCCCAAGGCGAATTAGAAGTTAAAGTTGGTGATGAAGTTGATGTTGTCCTTGATTCTATTGAAGATGGCTTTGGTGAAACAATTTTATCCCGTGAAAAAGCTAAACGTCACGAAGCATGGCTTACATTAGAAAAAGCTGTAGAAGATGCAGCGACAGTATTAGGTGTTATCAATGGTAAGGTTAAAGGCGGCTTTACAGTTGAGCTTAATGGAGTTCGAGCTTTCCTTCCTGGTTCATTAGTAGATGTTCGACCTCTACGTGATACCTCTCATATTGAAGGTAAAGAAATTGAACTTAAAGTTATTAAACTAGATCAAAAACGTAATAATGTTGTTGTATCTCGTCGTGCAGTAATCGAATCTGAAAATAGTGCAGAACGTGAACAACTTCTTGAAACATTACAAGAAGGTTCAGAAGTTAAAGGTGTTATCAAAAATCTTACTGATTATGGTGCCTTTGTTGATCTTGGTGGAGTTGATGGTTTACTTCATATTACTGATATGGCTTGGAAACGTGTTAAACATCCAAGTGAAGTGGTTGAAGTTGGTCAAGAAATTCTAGTTAAAGTATTGAAATTTGACCGTGACCGTTCGCGCGTTTCTCTTGGCTTAAAACAATTAGGCGAAGATCCATGGGTATCTATTGCTAAACGTTATCCAGAAGGCACTAAAGTAACAGGTAAAGTAACCAACCTAACTGATTATGGTTGCTTTGTTGAAATTGAAACAGGTGTTGAAGGTTTAGTTCACGTTTCAGAAATGGATTGGACTAATAAGAACATTCACCCATCTAAAGTTGTTAGCCTTGGTGATGTAGTTGAAGTTGTTGTTCTTGAAATTGATGAAGAACGTCGTCGTATTTCTTTAGGCTTAAAACAATGTAAACCAAATCCTTGGTTACAATTCGCTGAATCACATAACAAAGGTGATAAAGTGAGTGGTAAGATTAAATCAATCACTGATTTTGGTATCTTCATTGGTTTAGATGGTGGTATTGATGGTTTAGTTCATCTTTCTGATATTTCTTGGAATGTTCCAGGTGAAGAAGCTGTTAAAGCCTATAAAAAAGGTGATGATATCGAAGCCGTTGTTCTACAAGTTGATGCAGAACGTGAACGCATCTCTTTAGGTATTAAGCAACTAGAAGAAGATCCATTTAATAGTTTTGCTAGCAATTTCAAAAAAGGCATGATTGTTAAAGGTAAAGTAACTTCTGTTGATGCTAAAGGTGCAACTGTTGAAATTTCTGAAGGTGTTGATGGGTATCTTAAAGCACAAGATATTGCTCGTGAACGTATCGAAGATGCAACAACTGTATTGAAAGCAGGCGACGAAGTTGAAGCTAAAATCGTAAATCTAGATCGTAAAACTCGTGCGATTGCTTTATCTATTCGAGCTAAAGATGAAGCTGATGAAAAAGAAGCCCTAGCAGCTGTAAACAATGCACCGTCTCAAGATGATGCATCATTCACTAATGCGATGGCTGAAGCATTCAAAGCAGCATCAAAATCAGAATAA
- a CDS encoding integration host factor subunit beta, which translates to MNRSDLTEKIANWRTHLPVQLVDEAIRDIIEQITAAMESNDRVEIRGFGSFALNYRAPRKARNPRTGGQVEVRQKYIPHFKPGKELRERVNNRS; encoded by the coding sequence ATGAACAGATCAGATCTAACTGAAAAAATCGCCAATTGGCGAACGCATCTTCCGGTTCAATTAGTTGATGAAGCAATCCGAGATATTATTGAGCAGATCACTGCTGCTATGGAGTCTAACGATCGTGTTGAAATCCGTGGATTTGGTAGTTTTGCGTTAAATTATCGTGCACCAAGGAAAGCCAGAAATCCTAGAACTGGTGGTCAAGTAGAAGTTAGACAAAAATATATTCCACACTTCAAACCAGGTAAAGAATTAAGAGAAAGAGTTAATAATAGATCGTAA
- a CDS encoding DNA internalization-related competence protein ComEC/Rec2 — translation MPNSISHDFICLLFTLGCLPLLFLSALPSNLIWYLCLIFLILTYIFFYLVRRFKFIPLIFIGIGFLWSTHHAQEYLQLVSHYIDKNINIRAEVVSLNSQNNFIEEYSKNVTFNITHVNQKAIDYPLPIVLVWNNKELPFAGQIWDMSVKTKVVHSYLNEGGFDSQRFAIANRKLLTGSIKQAELVENTINSRQFIVNLILPYINLFDFSDIFLALAFGDRSHLTQEHKTVMFETGIAHLMAISGMHILLVAYIANRAMRFLQILLPINIISHWQPLILGWFIAVIYAWLTGLNPPALRAILALTLWLFFRYKNYQITSWQMINRIIAILLIIDPFMILSESFWLSCYAVVCLTFIAHWFPIKYFRQKRYYLLQLVRLQLLLTLLLLPIQLFIFNGISSVSIVANLIAIPIISFITFPAILFMIICDLLHCHYLIIWFGFIAEQSLYYLFIILKQIKSYWITFEQSYYLLSISGWLILIIWRLSLWRYYYITILLMLLILITPILKRNQPNWQIDMLDVGHGLVVVIRQGKAAILYDTGAKWQNSSAAERIVIPFLRWHGLNVEGIIISHEHNDHIGGLSILQQYYPNAWLISSTQRLNNDYLCKAGEELIWNDLKLLFLWPNDIDNQAFNAESCVVKVSDDQFSLLLTGDLERQQEEQLVLKYRKLLFSTILQIPHHGSNTSSSYAFLNYVKPTVSLGSVSRYNPWKLPSNKVLQRYQTLNLNYKLTSITGQISIRFYQNDWFITGFRTELKPRWYHDWFGSFTNNR, via the coding sequence TTGCCTAACTCAATTTCTCATGATTTTATCTGTTTATTATTTACTTTAGGGTGTTTACCTTTACTGTTTTTATCAGCATTACCTTCTAATTTGATATGGTATTTGTGCCTGATTTTTTTGATATTAACCTATATATTTTTTTATCTTGTTAGAAGATTCAAATTTATTCCTTTAATCTTTATTGGAATAGGTTTTTTATGGTCAACTCATCATGCACAAGAATATTTGCAATTAGTAAGTCATTATATTGATAAAAATATAAATATTCGTGCCGAAGTTGTTAGTTTAAACTCTCAGAATAATTTTATTGAGGAATATTCTAAAAATGTAACTTTTAATATTACACATGTTAATCAAAAAGCAATTGATTACCCACTTCCAATAGTGCTGGTATGGAACAATAAAGAGTTACCATTTGCCGGACAAATATGGGATATGAGTGTAAAAACTAAGGTTGTGCATAGTTATCTCAATGAAGGTGGGTTTGATAGCCAACGTTTTGCAATAGCAAATAGAAAATTGCTAACAGGAAGTATAAAACAAGCTGAATTAGTTGAGAATACGATTAATTCACGGCAATTTATTGTTAATTTAATATTACCTTATATCAATCTTTTTGATTTTAGTGACATTTTTTTGGCGCTAGCATTTGGTGATCGTAGCCATTTAACGCAAGAACATAAAACAGTTATGTTTGAAACAGGGATAGCTCACTTAATGGCAATATCAGGTATGCATATTTTACTTGTAGCTTATATTGCTAACCGAGCTATGCGATTTTTACAAATTCTTCTACCTATTAATATTATAAGTCACTGGCAACCATTGATATTAGGTTGGTTTATTGCAGTGATTTATGCATGGTTAACTGGACTAAATCCTCCCGCATTACGTGCAATTTTAGCATTAACATTATGGTTATTTTTTCGCTATAAAAATTACCAAATCACATCTTGGCAAATGATTAATCGTATTATTGCTATATTGCTTATTATCGATCCATTTATGATTTTGTCAGAAAGTTTTTGGTTATCATGTTATGCCGTTGTTTGTTTAACTTTTATTGCTCATTGGTTTCCTATCAAGTATTTTCGACAGAAAAGATATTACTTATTGCAATTAGTACGATTACAGTTATTGTTAACACTCTTACTATTACCTATTCAATTGTTTATTTTTAACGGTATTAGTAGTGTAAGTATTGTTGCTAATTTAATTGCAATACCTATTATCTCCTTTATAACCTTTCCAGCTATTTTATTTATGATTATTTGTGATTTGCTTCATTGTCACTATTTAATTATTTGGTTTGGTTTCATTGCAGAACAATCTTTGTATTATTTATTTATCATATTGAAACAGATTAAATCTTATTGGATTACTTTTGAACAGTCCTATTATTTATTAAGCATTAGTGGTTGGTTAATTCTCATTATCTGGCGATTGAGCCTTTGGCGTTATTATTACATTACCATTTTGTTAATGTTACTAATACTCATTACTCCGATTTTGAAAAGAAATCAGCCTAATTGGCAGATAGATATGCTCGATGTTGGGCATGGTCTTGTAGTCGTTATTCGGCAAGGGAAAGCCGCAATCCTATATGATACTGGAGCAAAATGGCAAAATAGTTCAGCTGCTGAACGTATTGTTATTCCTTTTTTAAGGTGGCATGGTTTAAATGTTGAGGGGATTATTATCAGTCATGAACATAATGATCATATCGGTGGTTTATCTATCTTACAGCAATATTATCCTAATGCTTGGTTAATTAGTTCCACACAACGATTAAATAACGATTATTTATGCAAGGCTGGTGAAGAGTTAATATGGAATGATTTGAAATTATTATTTTTATGGCCAAATGATATAGATAATCAGGCATTTAATGCAGAGTCATGTGTAGTGAAAGTAAGTGATGATCAGTTTTCTTTATTATTAACCGGAGATTTAGAACGGCAACAGGAAGAGCAGCTCGTTTTAAAATATCGTAAATTATTATTTTCAACAATTTTACAAATACCTCATCATGGAAGTAATACATCTTCTTCGTATGCTTTTTTAAACTACGTTAAACCAACCGTTTCCCTTGGTTCTGTTTCACGTTATAATCCTTGGAAATTACCATCCAATAAGGTTTTACAACGTTATCAAACACTTAATTTAAATTACAAATTAACGAGCATTACAGGGCAAATTTCTATTCGATTTTATCAAAATGATTGGTTTATTACGGGTTTTCGTACTGAATTAAAGCCAAGATGGTATCATGATTGGTTTGGTTCTTTTACCAATAACAGGTAA
- the msbA gene encoding lipid A ABC transporter ATP-binding protein/permease MsbA, protein MIDKDVSTWKTFRQLWPRVSKYWGYLVVIIVGLIINGSSDTYIISLIQPLLDKGFVQNDHAFLFNLAFIVVGLFFIRGVSSYVSGYVLAWISGKIVMEMRQELFGHFAYSPVSFYDQNSTGRLLSRILYDSEQVASSSADCLISVVRESIYLIGLVSIMFYNSWQLSMILLIIGPIVGVLIVVISKRFRKLSKVIQNSMGVVTSSAEQMLKGHKEVLIFNAQETEINEFKKASNRIRQLGMKMVSISELSTPFIQIIASFALAFILILASYKDVLGLTAGEFTVVFTAMIALMKPLREITKVNSKFQRGMAACQTIFNLLSLPLEKDEGQVVLDKANGEIEFRNVTFTYPTRDLPALKNVSFKVPAGKSVALVGRSGSGKTTIASLLTRFYDIEEGEILIDGRNIKEYTLASLRDQIGLVSQNVHLFHDTVRNNITYARNNQYSEEEINNAAEHAYAIDFIKNLEQGMDTIIGENGVLLSGGQRQRVAIARALLRDNPILILDEATSALDTESERAIQAALNELQMNRTSLVIAHRLSTIENSDEIIVLSDGEIVERGNHNELINKNGTYAQLHQIQFHDQ, encoded by the coding sequence ATGATAGACAAAGATGTTTCTACTTGGAAGACATTTCGTCAGCTTTGGCCAAGAGTATCAAAATATTGGGGTTATTTGGTTGTTATTATTGTTGGACTAATTATTAATGGTTCATCAGATACTTATATCATATCTTTAATACAACCTTTGCTTGATAAAGGTTTTGTACAAAATGATCATGCTTTTTTATTTAATTTAGCATTTATTGTTGTAGGTTTATTTTTTATTAGGGGTGTGTCCAGTTATGTTTCTGGTTACGTTTTAGCATGGATTTCAGGCAAAATTGTGATGGAAATGCGACAAGAGCTTTTTGGTCATTTTGCCTATTCGCCCGTTAGTTTTTATGATCAGAATTCAACAGGTCGATTACTATCGCGTATACTTTATGACTCAGAACAAGTTGCATCCTCTTCTGCTGATTGTTTAATAAGTGTGGTGAGAGAATCGATTTATTTAATCGGTTTAGTTTCAATCATGTTTTATAATAGCTGGCAATTATCAATGATTTTATTAATTATTGGTCCGATTGTTGGCGTACTGATTGTTGTCATTTCTAAACGATTTAGAAAATTAAGTAAAGTTATTCAAAATAGTATGGGGGTAGTGACTTCGTCTGCCGAACAGATGTTAAAAGGTCACAAAGAAGTACTGATTTTTAATGCTCAAGAAACAGAGATTAATGAATTTAAAAAAGCGAGTAATAGAATTCGCCAATTAGGGATGAAAATGGTATCCATTTCGGAGTTATCTACACCCTTCATTCAAATTATTGCCTCTTTTGCTTTAGCATTTATTCTTATTTTAGCAAGTTATAAAGATGTTCTAGGATTGACTGCGGGTGAATTTACAGTAGTTTTCACTGCAATGATAGCATTAATGAAACCATTAAGAGAAATAACAAAAGTCAACTCTAAATTCCAACGAGGAATGGCAGCTTGTCAGACCATTTTTAATTTACTGTCATTACCTTTAGAAAAAGATGAGGGGCAAGTTGTTTTAGATAAAGCAAATGGTGAAATTGAATTCAGAAATGTAACATTCACTTATCCGACTCGAGATTTACCAGCGTTAAAAAATGTGAGTTTTAAAGTTCCAGCAGGTAAATCAGTTGCTTTAGTAGGACGTTCAGGATCGGGTAAAACGACAATTGCTAGCTTACTTACTCGTTTTTATGATATTGAAGAAGGTGAAATATTAATTGATGGTCGTAATATTAAAGAGTATACCTTAGCCTCATTAAGGGATCAGATTGGTTTGGTTTCACAAAACGTCCATCTTTTCCATGATACAGTGCGGAATAATATTACTTATGCTAGAAATAATCAGTATAGTGAAGAAGAGATCAATAATGCAGCTGAACATGCCTATGCTATAGATTTTATTAAAAATCTAGAACAAGGTATGGATACAATCATTGGTGAAAATGGTGTATTGTTATCTGGTGGACAACGTCAACGTGTGGCAATAGCAAGAGCATTATTACGTGATAATCCAATTCTAATTTTAGATGAAGCAACATCAGCATTAGATACTGAGTCTGAAAGAGCTATTCAGGCAGCATTAAATGAATTACAAATGAACCGTACATCATTAGTTATAGCGCATCGCCTGTCAACAATTGAGAATTCTGATGAAATTATTGTATTAAGTGATGGGGAGATTGTTGAACGTGGTAATCATAATGAATTGATTAATAAAAATGGCACTTATGCTCAATTACATCAAATTCAATTTCATGATCAATAA
- the lpxK gene encoding tetraacyldisaccharide 4'-kinase — protein MINRIWSGKNKLYWLLTPFSLLYGLIVSIRRNCYRLGLFKSWRAPIPVIVVGNLSVGGNGKTPLVIYLIEQLRQKGYRVGVVSRGYGGSSRYYPVQVDDTATAAVVGDEPFLIYQRTKAPIAVSPKRSEAIKLLLANYDLDLIITDDGLQHYALQRDIEIVVVDGKKGFGNGWYLPAGPLRELPSRLNSVDYLIINGQTEQSYKQSYSMILIPHNAINLKTGEQLPVSKLQSVCAIAGIGDPNRFFTMLKTLNVDIIHTVAFNDHQPYTLMQLSSLVKSKDILLMTEKDAVKCLTFAQNNWWYLPIDAQLPKEFIDNLCQKIKQLNDIQSKRN, from the coding sequence ATGATTAATCGAATATGGTCAGGCAAAAATAAATTATATTGGTTGCTGACGCCTTTTTCGTTGTTATATGGTTTGATAGTATCAATTCGTAGAAACTGTTATCGGTTAGGATTATTCAAGTCTTGGAGAGCGCCTATACCGGTTATAGTTGTTGGTAATTTATCAGTAGGGGGAAATGGCAAAACACCATTAGTCATTTACCTCATTGAACAATTACGTCAGAAAGGATATAGAGTAGGGGTTGTTTCACGTGGATATGGTGGATCAAGTCGATATTATCCAGTGCAGGTTGATGACACTGCAACTGCTGCAGTAGTAGGTGATGAGCCATTTCTTATTTACCAAAGAACTAAAGCGCCTATTGCTGTATCACCAAAACGTAGTGAAGCAATAAAGTTACTTCTGGCAAACTATGACTTAGATTTAATCATAACCGATGATGGTTTACAACATTATGCTTTACAACGTGATATTGAGATTGTAGTCGTTGATGGTAAGAAAGGGTTTGGTAACGGATGGTATTTACCCGCCGGTCCATTACGTGAATTACCATCTCGTTTAAATAGCGTAGACTATCTAATCATCAACGGTCAAACGGAACAATCATATAAGCAATCTTATAGCATGATATTGATTCCACACAACGCTATCAATCTTAAAACAGGAGAGCAATTACCTGTTTCAAAATTACAGTCTGTTTGTGCTATAGCTGGAATTGGTGATCCAAACCGTTTTTTCACGATGTTAAAGACGCTTAATGTAGATATTATTCATACGGTTGCTTTTAATGATCACCAACCCTATACATTAATGCAATTATCAAGTTTAGTAAAATCAAAGGACATTTTACTAATGACCGAAAAAGATGCTGTTAAATGCTTAACATTCGCACAAAATAATTGGTGGTATTTACCAATTGATGCACAATTGCCCAAAGAATTTATTGATAATTTGTGTCAAAAAATTAAACAGTTAAACGATATTCAGTCTAAAAGAAATTAG
- a CDS encoding Trm112 family protein, producing MKENLLKLLACPKCHSLLDFNKKEQQLICHQDNFIYSIIDGIPVLLEDKSIPMSPVQMDKECNI from the coding sequence ATGAAAGAAAATTTATTAAAACTCTTAGCTTGTCCAAAATGTCACTCTTTATTAGATTTTAATAAAAAAGAACAACAGCTTATTTGTCATCAAGATAATTTTATTTATTCTATTATTGACGGTATACCGGTTTTGCTGGAGGATAAGTCGATACCCATGTCACCAGTTCAGATGGATAAGGAATGTAATATATGA
- the kdsB gene encoding 3-deoxy-manno-octulosonate cytidylyltransferase, which produces MNFTVVIPARYASTRLPAKPLADIAGKPMIIRVMEQAKKSGANRVIVATDNQTVFDVVNSHNGEVILTSDQHKSGTERLAEVINICQFADDEVIVNVQGDEPLIPPVIIDQVAENLVKYKTGMATLAVPITTVEEAFNQGAVKVVTDKDGYALYFSRATIPWERDRFAHSISTIGDFYLRHIGIYAYRASFIRQYVTWQPTQLEQIEMLEQLRVLWYGEKIHVAIAKEIPAIGVDTQQDLEAVRAIFSEREKG; this is translated from the coding sequence ATGAATTTTACGGTAGTTATTCCCGCCCGTTATGCCTCAACACGTTTGCCAGCTAAACCTTTAGCCGATATTGCTGGCAAGCCGATGATAATTCGTGTTATGGAACAAGCTAAAAAATCAGGCGCTAATCGAGTTATTGTTGCTACCGATAATCAAACAGTATTTGATGTTGTAAATTCGCACAATGGTGAAGTTATTTTAACGAGTGATCAACATAAATCAGGTACTGAAAGATTGGCTGAAGTTATCAATATTTGTCAATTTGCTGATGATGAAGTTATCGTTAATGTTCAAGGTGATGAACCATTGATTCCCCCCGTCATTATTGATCAAGTTGCTGAGAATCTCGTTAAATATAAAACAGGTATGGCAACATTAGCCGTTCCTATTACAACCGTTGAAGAGGCCTTTAATCAAGGTGCAGTAAAAGTGGTAACAGATAAAGATGGTTATGCACTTTATTTTTCAAGAGCAACAATACCTTGGGAAAGAGATAGATTTGCCCATTCAATATCGACAATCGGGGATTTTTATTTACGGCATATAGGTATCTATGCTTATCGAGCCAGTTTTATCCGCCAATATGTTACTTGGCAACCAACACAACTTGAACAAATTGAAATGCTAGAACAATTACGAGTACTTTGGTATGGTGAAAAGATCCATGTTGCAATTGCAAAGGAAATTCCTGCGATAGGAGTGGATACACAACAAGATTTAGAAGCGGTTAGAGCTATATTTTCAGAACGTGAAAAGGGGTAA
- a CDS encoding DUF2461 domain-containing protein — translation MSEFTGFTQTGLDFLQNVKIHNSRQWFAENRTIYDNQLVKPFRALVEELTPTMLQIDQWFETKPAIGKTLSRINRDTRFSKDKSLYRDRLWLTFKRPSKDWKESPCYFFEIDPEGYRYGLGYYRVPKQTMDIFRDEINQDHNKFLQAINCVKKPFELYGESYKRPLVKDLPPKIANWYNRKDLGVIASSNQIEDLFSKNLIQKLSKSFKQLIPLYDYLLKVEIIKNIPTL, via the coding sequence ATGAGTGAATTTACAGGCTTTACACAAACTGGGTTAGATTTCTTACAAAATGTTAAAATTCATAATAGCCGACAATGGTTTGCAGAAAATCGCACTATTTATGATAACCAATTAGTCAAACCGTTTCGGGCTCTTGTTGAAGAATTGACGCCAACAATGTTGCAAATTGATCAATGGTTTGAAACAAAACCTGCCATAGGGAAAACGTTATCTCGTATCAATCGGGATACACGTTTTTCTAAAGATAAATCTCTTTATCGTGATCGACTTTGGTTAACTTTCAAACGTCCAAGCAAAGATTGGAAAGAATCACCTTGTTATTTTTTTGAAATTGATCCCGAAGGTTATCGTTATGGATTAGGCTATTATCGTGTGCCTAAACAGACAATGGATATCTTTCGTGATGAAATTAATCAGGATCATAACAAATTTTTACAGGCAATTAACTGTGTGAAAAAACCGTTCGAATTATATGGCGAATCTTACAAACGCCCATTAGTTAAAGATTTACCGCCTAAAATTGCTAATTGGTATAATAGGAAAGACCTCGGTGTGATAGCCAGCAGTAATCAGATTGAGGATTTATTCAGTAAAAATCTTATACAAAAGCTTAGTAAAAGTTTTAAACAGTTAATTCCTTTATATGATTATTTATTAAAAGTGGAAATAATTAAGAATATACCAACGTTATAG